One Tachypleus tridentatus isolate NWPU-2018 chromosome 3, ASM421037v1, whole genome shotgun sequence DNA window includes the following coding sequences:
- the LOC143247291 gene encoding ras-related protein rab7-like, whose protein sequence is MTSRKKVLLKVIILGDSGVGKTSLMNQYVNRKFSNQYKATIGADFLTKELLVEDRLVTMQIWDTAGQERFQSLGVAFYRGADCCVLVFDVTAPNSFKSLDSWRDEFLIQASPRNPENFPFVVIGNKVDLENRTVSTKRAQGWCQMKNNIPYFETSAKEATNVEQAFQTIAKDALGQESQVDLYNEFPDQIKLTSHQQPQSEGCVC, encoded by the exons GGTTGGGAAGACGTCACTTATGAACCAGTATGTTAATAGGAAGTTCAGTAACCAGTACAAGGCAACAATAGGTGCAGATTTCCTGACAAAAGAACTATTGGTTGAAGACAGGCTTGTGACAATGCAG ATCTGGGATACAGCTGGCCAGGAAAGGTTCCAATCTTTGGGTGTTGCTTTCTACAGAGGAGCAGACTGTTGTGTGCTTGTCTTTGATGTGACTGCCCCTAATTCGTTCAAGTCCTTAGATTCTTGGAGGGATGAGTTTCTCATTCAAGCCTCACCCAGGAATCCAGAGAATTTCCCTTTTGTTGTTATTGGAAACAAAGTAGATCTGGAAAACAGAACG GTGTCAACAAAGAGAGCCCAAGGATGGTGTCAGATGAAAAACAACATTccatattttgaaacaagtgCTAAAGAGGCCACCAATGTGGAACAAGCCTTTCAGACAATTGCCAAGGATGCACTTGGCCAGGAGTCACAAGTTGATCTTTATAATGAATTTCCAGACCAGATTAAATTGACCAGTCATCAACAACCTCAGTCGGAGGGatgtgtttgttaa